The sequence TATGGTGCTCAGCTCTACGTTCAATGTAAATGACAACTGATTTTCGTTACTGACTCGCTTTGAAGTAGAGGCTGAAGTaaattcgaaaatggccgatttggGTGAGGGACAAAACAGCATGCATAGCACACGCGCACGTGTGAGACTTAGTGGCCACGCCACGCGAGGGGAGCGTCCGTTTATTGTCTTCCGGTTCTGGGGCccttttctcgaaagtcccgaaaactctttgggcccgaaaagccattcgtaaaactatgactcgcttattctgtaaagctggtcttttcatatgttgtaaagggaatgaaaatgaaaataagtgcaaagtttcgtgcttcgagacgccttggctttgaaaatacaaagaaaactgTGTCatccgaaatgcgcccgaaaagtgtcgggactttcaagaaacgggcccctggctcGTGCGCTTGTGTTTCGCCCACTTTTGTCACTCACCGAAATTAGTCAATGTTTTTGCGTTGAAATGGTGTTAAAactagcccttcgtcattcgcttaGGTGAAGATCTTTGTTAGCTTAGGCTTCCTACAGAAACGATTGGGCCCTTACCGACTCGTTTCATTGACCAGTTTTCTTATTTCAGTTCCCCACCTACGTAGAAGGACTTCAGCTTGGTTTGAAAAACCAAATACCGTATTTATTTGATTAAGCGCCCAACCTCGAATAAGCGCCCACCAACCCACCCACCCCCCTTAAATAAAAGAGGACCAAGAGGAGTGAGTGttgattattatttctttaatgGCTATCAATCTGAAAATTTATTGTCCGACTCTTCATGAGAATGCTGGATTTTTCCTCAAAGTTTCAACAGCAATGTCATGTTTAAATTCTACTTTGCTGAATCTTTGCGATTTGTTCTTAACTATTTTGTTGCAAAATAAACTTACTACTTTGTAAAAAAGGTGTGCATTTAATAACCGCCCAGCCTCGACTAAGCACCCACCCTCAAGATCGAAAAATTTAATGAGCACCCGAGGCAGTTAATCGAATAAatacgaataataataataatgaattaataaaataatgaattaaTAAAATTCATATTCCTAGGTTGTGAATAATGGAATGATTTGGATGTGATATTTGCCATAAAACACTACAAAGTTATTTCAAATTTAGCTCGGCTATGGTTTCGTGAAGTGGTGTAAagcagttttgaaatatcaattGCACTATTTTCGCCCAATACCGCTTTACCAAATCATGCTACTACTATCTATACGGGAAGCAGTCATGTTCTCCCTGAAAGCCACAGAAACAGAGGTCGTATCGCCATTTGCTGATGGAGTGAATTCATTTTGACGGTTTCTCTTCCAGGGTGGAGGATGCAGGTTCATACGTTATAACTGTCAAGTAACGGATACAAGGATTGGTTGGTCATTCATGCATCCGGGTAGACTAACTCACTATCACGAAGGATTGCCGGTGACATGGGGAAAAAGATACATCATGATCTCCTTTATAGACCCgtaaaacaacttgaaaaaaaatatatattatagAATTATCGTTTCTAGCTCATATTTTCTGTCGACTTGAATCCCAGTCTTTGAAGCAATGTATGTAAAAAGCTATTTTTGTAGAGAATTATAGTTGacattgttcaaagtcatttttCTGTTAGTGAAGAAATTTGTAAACGTGTGATTTGTTCGAAGGTTTTTAGTTGTAGCATCACGCTCCTGAATGCTTGATTGTAACAGGTTTATGTTACAAGAAGTTTGAATAACGTGAAATGCTGCAAGGAGCAAACTAAGAAAGAAAATATAGGGAAAAAGAATGTGACTGTTGAAACACGTGACACAAATGCATCTTGGGTGTCGCACGGAATCTCATTCGCGCAGCACAGCTATTTTTCAAAACCCGATAGCGCTCAACAGTCTCAGAGAACGATAGACTTCTGTATATCCTTCGAGACCTAGGGGCGGTTAGTCGGGACGGGATGAAGAAATCATGGGCAAAATCGGGATCAGAAGGTCTCGCTGGTCCTGATATTTGCGCGTGATTTTTTCGTCCCGTCCCGACTAGCTGCCCCTGAGTCTCCGAGGATGCCGAGCAATGAACCAAGGAGCCTGTTATTCACGCGTAGACCGTGTTCCAGAAAtggaagaaagaaataaaaaaaggaaccTGATGGCGGGCGTTACTCCTGCCAGGCCGTAACAATGTGGCCATTTAGTAGGACGAGTACCTCGTGACAACATTTGGtactttttgtgtgtgtttacATCACATCTTGATGACACAGCCGCTGCTCAAgaatagtaatttttttttgtgagaaaACATGAATAGTTTACTTGCACAAGAGACTATGACAGTAGTTGTTTTATTCCTTTCAAAATGAATAACCTTGCATTCTTGTGTTGCTTTCTACTGATTTTTTGTCCATCTTGTTCAAcgaaaacaagagagaaacaaatCTTTAAGGACGGTGAAAGACGCGTTTTCGTTTTGGACGATATCTTCCCATCTCAATCTATCAAGTCCTTCTACAAATTGGTCTCTTTTGGAAAAGTTGCGGGCAAAATTTCGTCATGGTTTTATACCAAAAGTGATAACTATCAAGACTTTCTCACTTTGAATGCGACCAGCAACTCTCCTTGGATGGCAGCTATAAATCCAGAATTTTTTATGAAAACAGCTTTGTGGAATATTATTCAAAACGAAATTGAATTGATTTCCGCCGGCAAAGTTTACCTTCCTTATGAAGTGGCTTTCACGATGCATCGAAGGCTGGACTTTATAACTGAAGCTGGGAAAGGTAAGAAAAGCGAATAAAATTACACTGGAGAAAAGAAATATGGATATGAAATAATTATAGATTTTAtacattattgttattgttaataattCCTCCAGCAGTTTTGCCGCAGAGGCCAAAAATTGAAGAGGTATATGGCAGCCCTTGCGTAAATAACAAGGGTTTGAAAATTTGGTGGATGCCTGGGGAAACGTGGAGTTATTGGAACTACTGGCACTTTAAGGTGGCGTTAGTATAATCTTTGGAAAAGATACCAATACCATTTAATGCTTGCACACTTGGGAATTTTAGCCTCTTGACGACTTCAACCCCCAGGCCACAGTTGTTCTAGGGTGGAGATTGCATTTTCCATTGGATAAATTGCTATCCTCTGAACAAGTAAATAACTTTTGATAGTACTCGTCCAGTGGTTAGTAAATATTATTATCCATCCACTgcacaactgggcccaggacaCCTTTTTTCACCATGTCTATTAAGTATTGCTCAGCTGGGCAGATGTGAAAACTGTTGTCCAGTACACCAACATTGTATGATTACTGACATGTGCTTGTCACTAAGTGAATTTTTCAGTGAATGTGTTGCAGTTTGTAACCCTAATTAACTAGtagtgagaaaggcctgaatgaCCTGGGAATGACCTCTCTTGCTGCTTCTTAAGTAGAGCTACTAAACTGTGAGAAACATTAACAGAAAAATTTGCTTTGATCCACAGTTCAGATGGCAACAACATATATAGTGGAACGCTGCCTTTTTATATGGTCACCTTGTTATTAAAACCAAAGTTTTTAGTCTCGGAAAAACAGCCATacattttgtcaacaaaaaaaGGCATTAATGCAGTCATCCATTAATACGGCCAATGGTCACATTTTAAAATCCCAAACAGCAGAATCCTTTATAATCTCACTCGATTAATGTGGCTACTCATGTTAAATGTAGAAAACTGAAGTGCCAGTGACATGTTAATTTTATCAATCATCATAATTTACTGGTAGTCAAAGGGCCGATCTACTTGACAAAACTGATACAATATAAACAACACCTCTccctgttttcattcttgacgCTAACATCCACTTGGGTAAATTGCAGAGCAATTAAATCATTGTGCTTTCATCACAAAGTCAATTAATGATGCACTAAGACATGTATTCCGCTAAGGAAATTATGtcttactttttcttttcaaaataaataattattggccCTTTGGAAATGGTATTAAAGGGTTCCACTGCATGTAGATATATGTCACAAAGTATAAGCAGAACTCAAACCAAACAGTATGAAATGAAGTTCTTCTAGGCTCAAGGAGACtccatattttattttatacctTGTGATGTCCATACAAAGCAACTAGAATCTCATGATCCCACCATATGGCTTTCATAAACTTTATTAATAATCATTATACCTGCCCACCGTTACACCTACCCACCATCATCTCTAAAGCAAATCAATACATCATGTTTTTTATGTTCCAAactttgtaataaatttgaaCTTGAAATATATATagaatgtggctaaatgtaatttaagcAAAGTTAACCTTAAGGCAATGCTGGTCAGCAGTTTCCCCAACTATACAAGGGGTGGCCTGATGCCTCTAGCAGGGGCACCTTGTGGCTCATATGCAGTTGCTTGCTCGCAGTTCTTCGCAAAGTGTTATCCCAATAGCTTGCTGTTTGCTACCAGTTTGTGCTTTAGTTGgcagggttgccatggagaCCTCCTCCTCTTACTAGTGCATTGTCCAGCTCCACCGACTTTGTAGGCACCAATGCCCAAGCTCATCTGTTGGTGATGAGTTTAACTGAATACAAATCAgtgttgtatttttttaattttagaaaaTGCCCAAGTAGCAGATGATCTTATGGTTCGAATATGTCTAAATAAAGATTTTAAGAAGAATGATTATGGAGAGACATTATTCTACAGAGACAGTGGAGAAATTCTTGCTGCTGTGCATCCTAAAATGGGGCGAATGATGATATGGAATGCGTCAGTTCCTTTTATCTTCAAGCCTCCTGCTATGTCATATTTACAAGCTCAGTATGATAtcattgtaagactttcaactTCAAAGGAGAAAGCTGATCAGAAAATTCTGGAAACAAAGGTATTGTATATTACTTTGTCATGGATCATTCATTGTTATCAAAATCATTGATGACCATTCACATAAACTACAATTTCTGTAACATATCATGTGGAAAGGAAAGCTCTTGTCTGAAGGAATCACAATCTCTTTAATCTATGTTTTTGTTGATCTCACTCTGTTTAGCCCTAGAAtccttttcattcattttctcaGAGCCATATTTTTTCTAGTGATACCGGTATTAggcaaaaaaaagaattgagCAGAAGGGTATTGAGAATTTCATATTATCAAAATTGATGTTGCTTGTATCCTCATCGCAAGTCGCCTAAAATAACCTTGATTGAAACCATAGCTTTCACATTTTAGTGGAAGAGGTTTTAAAATTGCTCAATTGGTCAAAATGGTcaattggtcaaaatgaagaTCAAAATCCATTTGTTGACCTTGAAACCATGGCAATTACCCAAATAATTGATTTGAATGGGTTAGGTTAGTAAATTTCATGCTTTTGCTTCTTTCCACCAGAGACAAATTGAAAACTGTGAAAAGCAGGACACCTTGGGATTTGCTTTGTCAGATCAAGTTGACATTCCTGTTGTTGACTTAAGCAAGTTTGAGAAAAAAAGATTCCATGATAGCCTTGGAAGAGAGATAGCTGTTTTTGATGGGTTGCTGGACAGCAAAGATCTTGATGCCTTGCGGCTATTTCTGTTACAATACAATAGTGCTTTTATGTACCAGGGCTTTGACACCAGCGGTGACGAAGAGCATGACAATGTTTCCTGGATTGCCATGTTAAAGGTACATTTAAGTCATGTTTTATTCATActtttatgaatgttttatTGTTTCACCTCTTTGTTGAAATCTTTTACTATTCAACATTACTGAGTCACATCATACGCAACTTAATAAGCAGGTTTTAAGGACGGTTCTGAGTAGTAAACTTGACTATGAAACTTTACTTAGAATTATAGGATCTGTGAATCTTGAATCTTCTCGTGTTCAGAAAATGCTGGTCACTGAGTATAAGACTCTTCATGGAATTGCCCCACCATATCTCAGGTTACTACTGGAAGACTAAGAAATGGCATACAACCTCAGTGTTACCCCAACATTGAATCTACCAAGAGTTGTTACAACCTCCTATGGATTACTATCATTCAGATATGCTGCTCCTTAGTATGGAATATGCTGCCTGATAACATAAGAACTTCTGAATCTCTTATTGCTTTCAAGTGTGCTTTTGACATTATCACTGTgtagatttttatctttttatcaattttatggcatttttttctttacatttcaaagtggacatacttcaaaaaaaatattattatagtagttgctaaaaattataTCTGTATTGTAACTgctcatcagtaggatgcctaaaatgtgtgcaattctacaataaTTGGTtttggctccattaaatcctataccaactgcagaacatttcaggaggagccacatATTACTTTACTCTGAGATACTAGCCCTCTCGAGCTACTCTCAATCcaagtttaaataaagtcatcTGTATGTTATATCAATGTATTGCACGCTAACCTTTTAAGCTGCAAAGTACCATGGCTACACGATTCGTTGGCCATAGTCATCTAATACCAGCAATCTTATTTTCCATGTGATGCTTTCTCATCTACTGTGGCACTGGTGTTTTAATAATGtattaatagaaaaaaaaaacatgtgttTTCTGTTTTAGGTTAAAGACTTTGTGACCAGCCGACTTTGGAGGCTGGTTAAGCAATTGGCAGCGTATCTGAGTGGTATCAATGAATGGTATCCTTATGACGTATCTATGAACATTATCAGAAATTCCCACTTCACACGAATACATCAAGATTGTGAACCTAGTGAGGTAAATGCTATTCATTGTCTGGAGCTTGTTCTTATGAACCAGTCAAAGTAAATCTCCCCCCCTAACCTGGGCCATAGCGGGGAATTAGAATTTTGCAGTCTGGGAAAAAGACAAAAtagccccctcccccccccccccgggggaaATATTTTTGGTTTAATGTCCCTGCCCTCGGGAACAATGTCAAGTCAGAGTACTAAAACGTGAGAGGAACAAAATCATAATTTAATGCTCTTTACCAATCACCTTACCATGAACGGGAAATTTTGTTAAACAAAACTCTCTGGATGTGCATTGTCacctaaaattaaaagaaaggctGGATTGATAAAATCATTTTATAACAAAAAGGTGGTCACTAAAGGGCTTTCAATGGAAACGCAAGGAAAGAAGGTAATGTATGCAAAATTACCATGAGGCGCGAAAAAGAAACCGCTGATTAACGGATAGTGATGTCCCCGCTTACTCCCTGGTCTCGTAGGCCAagatcgtgaattatttgtgcgCTCTTCCCGCCTGCCGGAGGATTAACGTCCAGTGAAAATAAGTCCCCGCTATGGCCCGGGTTGGGGGGGGGGATTTACTTTGACTGGTGCATTACGTCAGAGTAACATGAGCCAGAGCAGAATCTCCTCGTCCAAAACTGAATGAACTGAGCGGCAAGCTGGTGTTGACAAATGTCATTGATATTTTGGTCCCTCGTTGCTTTCTCCTTCAATGACATTTGTCCTGCCTGATGAACAAGTGATAAAGATCATGAAGTATGAGCCAAGCTTTACTTGTTTAACATCGCCATAGCATATTGAAGATCCAGGATTGCATTCAATTAGGTATAAACCAGTCTTCATAAGCATCACGAAATGTCGCCTTACTCACCTGACCCTGGCACAAATACTAGAAACCTCGTAGATTTTGTCAAATAGAGCGCACATTAAATTACATCTTTTGTCAGTCATACGGTAAGTGGAAACCATTTTCTTCCCGAAGTTAATAGAGGATGCATTCAAAGCCCATTGCAATTcacactaaattttttttttttcactcggatggaatttgatcgtctgGGTGAAATGAGTCCTCAGAAGGACTGTTGATGCTGAGtgacgtttcaacatcctgacGTCATCAACGTTTGAACACGTCTCAACATCCTGGCGTCATCTCCAGAGTCAAGTGAATGACCTGTGTCCTTGGCTCTAAAGATGACTTCCACTCAAGGtattgaaacgtcagtcaccaccaacagtccttcttaggACTCATTTCATCCGATCGATCAAATTCCATGCAAGTATGTAACTTCTGCGTTCAAACCATTATCAATAACTccttttttttatccatcctTTTGATATTCCAGCATGAGTACACTTTCTTATTGTACCTTACACCAGACTGGGAGGTCAATAACTATGGCGAAACAGTATTTTTTGAAGAACTTTTCAACAAAGATGGCCGACCTTTCCCTCCTGGTAAACAACAGTATGAGTGGTTAGCATCAGTGCGCCCGCGATACGGTAGAATGGTCATCTTCAGAGGTATTATCCCTCACTCTGCCAGGCCACCCAACCCAGGATTTAATGGAGTGCGTTATACATTTGCTTGCAAAGTAAgtcgaaaagaaaaaacaaacaaacttacaaAGAGAGTCATTTGCGATAATTACAATTTTGTGgaatgtaatatatcaaaacttaaggaagagtgtttcatcagatatccaaaacACAGAAGTGGGTTTcgaaaacgaggcgcagccgactTTTTTTAACCATGtgtatagcttctcaaagcattaataattcttggagaaaatcaaagcaaaacttcgtggccgagtggttagggcgccggacttgaaatctggtgatcccgagttcaagtcccgctctgaccactagctggatttgttcgaggtagtccctggttcaactcctcggctgcgcttgtacatagccaactggtctgcctcctgttaagttcatttcagttgtttgtttcattggccctgaaaagccccagcggggagtggtcaattaagtatgcataTAAGTATGCATGCATATATGCATAACCttcttcacggtagtgatttcctttgttttctcctcatgaattattgatgaatttgagaagttACCTTGAAGCGCCAGCGAACAAACTGCGTATTATCTTCCATCAGTCAGGCTTTGCATTGTCTTCCTTTCGTCTCCATGAACGAGAGATGCGCAGAAGACTCAGCCTAAATCGCGTAACGTCCTTTTTGATAAGTTGGCGCGACTCGCGACGACGCTTCCTGTCGTATGCGAGAttgttgtcgtcaaaacctcaaataacGTTCAAAGTGCACCAAGATTGTTTTCAAATTCCTCTTTCAAACAAACACAATAGCGTTTGTTTCTCCCTCCAGCTCTGAGAACCCTAATGGGGATATTTCTCCCTCTTTTGATCAGCTGAAGTTGTAACGGTTTTTAACCTTGATTTATTAACTTTTAGGAATGTTACGCaggttcgctctgacgaagggctaacgcgcgaaacgtcagctttgttgTGATCGTCtttacagtggaaatttgaccttaaTCGATGTGTATGATACCAAATTATAGTGTTTTACCTTACGCAAGTGACGACTAATTTTCCCTGAAGAATGATGAACACATATATTAAAATGCCATTTCAATGAAATCCACTGGAAACTCGAAacatccgagccccagatgggatttgaacccaagACCCACCGTGATCATCATTGCGTCATTGCGAATCGAATCCGACTTGGTGACTTGGATTGTGGGTTCAAATCTCATCTGAGGCTCGGATTTCTCGAGTTTCCAGTGGATTCAATTGTTATatcatttcatttaaagtgcatatgaaacGATTTTTTTAGTAGCtcatttgaaagagctttcaaagtgatgaagaatggcgtttattttactatgatagcactcttggttgccgagttattcaagattgtCATCTTGATTCAAAGGTTAAAATCAGAGGTTTCCTCCTtgaagaagtgttatttgctcttgttgttagTTCAGTGGGTTTGAGCGATATGGACATtgcacagcacaagcacaagaaaatcCGTTGAACTCttgagcaacaaataaggcatttttcatatttggaaGTTAGAAGTCTGGCAACGAgtttgttgctatggtgacgccataaccactatcacaatgGGTACAGCACGTAAACCTTGCAAAATTTCAAGCCAATAgatttagtatttgcacagatatcctatattttgttattaaacattactttatgtccacattgtgacgtcacaagtcatctaatttgcatgaATCAAAATGTTggataactcggcaaccaagagcgcaataaaataaacgccattcttcatcactttgaaagctctttcgaataggctaataaaaatttcgcttcatagacacttaaataaatgtatttttcttttgttcaatTCGTTGACAGATCTCGAGTAGTTACCGACTGGCAATTTCAAAGACATTGGGTGAAACGTTGGAATATCTTGACAATGGAGATGACGACCATCCGGAAGCCATGAACTTACTTGAAATGTTGTCCACGGACGACAAATCAACTCCAACAACTGAATTTATTGAAGAGAAACTGGTAAAATACCAACAAAAAAGAGATGACGCATGGGACAATAAAATAGAGGCGATCCTCAAACAACTCACCGCGTCAAAAAGTCGCGTCAACGATGAACTTTGATTTCTGGTCAGTTCAATTTTATTAGTTCGTCAACATAAATTGGCAAATTTTATTAGTTAAAACGCACAAATTTATTGTTCACTATAAATACACTCGTAATCGCAAAAGGGGTTATAATATTTACACAAGTTTGTTTCGCAAAGCAATATTTACTAAACGTAAATTAATATTTATTCCGCAATAGACGCTTGGATATTAAGcaagtaaaaaaatatttccatgatgtgtccattttttttttccaaacgtaTCTGTCATTGACAACGATTTTCGCAACGTAGAGTTTTAAgatgcttttttctttgctttgttctttttcattataattattatttttatcactattattatttttttaatttatgatGAAACTTGAATGTTCTCTGGCTAAATATATTAAGGATCGAAAGCTTTCGACTTCTAGAACTGTGGTCTTCAACGGGCAAAAAGATGAATGAATTAAAAATTCGGAAAATATATAGTGAGATAAAACATTTTATCAATAGAGTGAATTAGGGATAAAAAGATGGTTAagaatttttgttaaaaaggatGCGGTATTGTCCTGGAAGTGGGTAAGAGTTATTGTCCGCGTTAGGCGTAATGGAGGTGTGCCAAGACTCTAGAAATTTTCTGATGCGGAAATTTCCTTTGTCAATGATCGACGCATTGTTGAAGTCAATGACGTGTTCAATTCTAGCGCCTTTTGCCGCTGTCTTCACATTTCTTGTATGTTCTTTTTTCCTCGTGGCAAAGGATCtgcctgtttcgccaatgtagtTCCAAGAGCGGCTGCCACAGGGGATTTTATAGACAACATCGGGTTGTGAAGCTTATGGGGTCGTGACTTAGGAATCGGAAATTGTTGTTGGAGCGTGGTTCATGGCCCGTTGACAACGTTAATCGTGTTTCTTTAGCAAACGTGTTAATGGTTCATTGACACCGTTGAAAAACCTCCGACAACaatttctttaaatttcttgATGGATTCATAAAGAGAAGCTTTCGTGTTTTCTTCGGGAATTGGAATAGTTTTTTTCCTTGGGAGAATTCTATCCCTCGTTTTCTCCAGTTTGTTCGCCCTTCTCTAAACTCCTTAGAAAGTTATTCACTTTTTCTTGGAGAGTGCAATCCACGTCGTCTACACCAGGATCTATTGGACTGACATTACCGTCAAAGGAAAGACCTGGATCTAGACCACGTGGTATTTCTAATTTGGGAAGTTCATTCGGCATGTCAACAACGGGAAGTGACGCACTTCCGCTGTGATCACGTGAGGACTGCGAAGGCCTCTTCTGCTCCTGTTGTACTTTGGGAAGGTGTTGCACTTGTGAAGTAGTAAAGATTTTTCTCTTGGAGTTTGGGGACGTTGTTTTTCGCGGTGGATTACTTGCTGATAATGTTCTCCTTATGAATAATGGACTAGCTTGCTGCTGCTGTCGCGTGCTTTCCTGTGAAACCTTCCTTAGGAGGGGCGGAGACGCATAATTAAGAGTACCCGATATGTTGTCTGTGTTGAGCTGAAGACAAGAAACACTTATCTTTTTTCGCAGTCCAGGGCTTAAGCTTAATTCTCCTGTCGGAAGCGGATCGGTGACCGAAATCTTACGACAAGGAACCGACAAACTTGACGGTGAAGTCGACAAATGTTCCACTGAACTCGATAACTGCTTCGAGATTGGACGTTTCAAGGTCGAAGGTTGTTTTCTTGTCCAGGCAGTTTGCTTAAGGAAGCCATTCGAAACCAAACCCTTTTGTATCTTCTGCTTGATGTTTTTcgtatctgaaaaaaaaaaagaagcgaaaaaattacaaacaatttGTAGATAGTGCTGCAACTGTCCGATAATCCTCGATGGCACTCCTTTTTTTCGTTGCATTGATCACTGAACAAATTGGCGTTATATTTGTCgctatgtcttttttttttttttttttttctaatcatCTTGTTTACCCTGCACATAATTGATGAAGTCCAAGATTTAAATTGAAACAACGGGTGCTTGTAGGTCATAGCACACTTATGTTACGCGCGAACAATCGCAAAGGGTGCTGTATTCATTACTGAGCAATCCTGTAGTAATACTGGTTGGAATGAGCGTGTTACCACAAAAGAGGACCCGCCATTCCTCGGTGATAAATTCGCAAAGACGGATAATTAGTTAATGAATTAACGAGCATTTTAAATAAGGGTGTGAGTATCTGATCAATGTGAGACCGATTTAAAAGAATGTTTAATTTGCCTCAAAGTGGACGAGTAGAGTTGATTTCCTCCTCGTTACAAGTTAGCTGGGAAGTCCTATTGACATGAAATAATTTGTTAAAGAGGGCACAGGGATCTGTTATTTTGTCG is a genomic window of Acropora muricata isolate sample 2 chromosome 8, ASM3666990v1, whole genome shotgun sequence containing:
- the LOC136927075 gene encoding uncharacterized protein, encoding MNNLAFLCCFLLIFCPSCSTKTREKQIFKDGERRVFVLDDIFPSQSIKSFYKLVSFGKVAGKISSWFYTKSDNYQDFLTLNATSNSPWMAAINPEFFMKTALWNIIQNEIELISAGKVYLPYEVAFTMHRRLDFITEAGKENAQVADDLMVRICLNKDFKKNDYGETLFYRDSGEILAAVHPKMGRMMIWNASVPFIFKPPAMSYLQAQYDIIVRLSTSKEKADQKILETKRQIENCEKQDTLGFALSDQVDIPVVDLSKFEKKRFHDSLGREIAVFDGLLDSKDLDALRLFLLQYNSAFMYQGFDTSGDEEHDNVSWIAMLKVKDFVTSRLWRLVKQLAAYLSGINEWYPYDVSMNIIRNSHFTRIHQDCEPSEHEYTFLLYLTPDWEVNNYGETVFFEELFNKDGRPFPPGKQQYEWLASVRPRYGRMVIFRGIIPHSARPPNPGFNGVRYTFACKISSSYRLAISKTLGETLEYLDNGDDDHPEAMNLLEMLSTDDKSTPTTEFIEEKLVKYQQKRDDAWDNKIEAILKQLTASKSRVNDEL
- the LOC136927077 gene encoding uncharacterized protein, coding for MEGTISPATGHVKLSLRELNLKRGGNNVRWLNEREDRLLETSLKSMEKAHKIALSRLGHEVKDLQSILREQGTVRSTQRQKAAQVTEHENNGTRRRATTMQAVTFDLRREHLSSFSKSDDEIPGSVVEEVEDVENILFEDTKNIKQKIQKGLVSNGFLKQTAWTRKQPSTLKRPISKQLSSSVEHLSTSPSSLSVPCRKISVTDPLPTGELSLSPGLRKKISVSCLQLNTDNISGTLNYASPPLLRKVSQESTRQQQQASPLFIRRTLSASNPPRKTTSPNSKRKIFTTSQVQHLPKVQQEQKRPSQSSRDHSGSASLPVVDMPNELPKLEIPRGLDPGLSFDGNVSPIDPGVDDVDCTLQEKVNNFLRSLEKGEQTGENEG